One Castanea sativa cultivar Marrone di Chiusa Pesio chromosome 4, ASM4071231v1 DNA window includes the following coding sequences:
- the LOC142632529 gene encoding uncharacterized protein LOC142632529, with the protein MIRGGGITRLKYHLARISGDVEACKKVSEDVKWQMKRLLEDLRKVKRKKRRISKQIANPYDLEEDDDHHHHDEGNNDNERGGSKSHSSVSNYNTKGKEKVGERSNIKSFFTPRTTPGFQPSIKSSLALKQMVEKARMNFASWWYHVNIPFLASRFVYYQEAIDGIAAIGPGFKGPSYHDLRGSLLQKHVCEMNNYLFDVKNDWKVYGCSIMSDGWTNQRNTPIINFLVYCPRGTMFLKSLDVSGLTRDTYTLFKLFDKIVQEVGVEHIVQFVTDNDSAYKSVGKKLMQKYGSFYWSPCAAHCIDLMLENFSDRRYFPIIHKTIQKAKRITKFIYNHGKVLSLMRSDVTNGRDLIRLTITRFATEFLSLQCLIKFKKEVRQMFTCDQWVESRYARDVMGKEVAALVLEDKKFWLQCQQIMKISEPLVRVLRLVDGMKNHQWDTFAWWEQFGNNTLELQKFAIQELSQCCSATGCERAWSTFEFIHSKRRNRVEHKRLNNLVFVRYNLLLREMNIRRTKDYLDPINLDNIDLMEDWIAEESEFLLLTEEDVNWASIE; encoded by the exons atgaTAAGGGGGGGAGGAATTACTAGGCTCAAGTATCATTTAGCTAGGATTTCAGGTGATGTTGAAGCATGTAAAAAAGTATCTGAAGATGTAAAATGGCAAATGAAACGGTTGCTTGAAGAtttaagaaaagtaaaaagaaaaaaaagaagaattagtAAACAAATTGCAAATCCCTATGATTTAGAGGAGGATgatgatcatcatcatcatgatgaAGGTAATAATGATAATGAGAGAGGGGGTTCAAAGAGTCATTCTTCAGTTAGTAATTATAACaccaaagggaaagaaaaagttggAGAAAGGTCCAACATTAAATCCTTTTTTACTCCAAGAACAACTCCTGGTTTTCAACCATCTATAAAATCTTCTTTGGCCTTAAAGCAAATGGTTGAGAAGGCAAGAATGAATTTTGCAAGCTGGTGGTACCATGTTAATATACCTTTCCTTGCATCTCGCTTTGTGTATTATCAAGAAGCTATAGATGGTATAGCAGCTATTGGGCCTGGTTTTAAGGGACCTTCTTATCATGACTTGAGGGGGTCTttattacaaaaacatgtgtgTGAAATGAATAATTATCTCTTTGATGTAAAAAATgattggaaagtttatgggTGTTCAATAATGTCAGATGGGTGGACAAATCAAAGGAACACTccaatcattaattttttagtgtatTGTCCAAGAGGTACCATGTTTCTTAAATCCCTTGATGTGTCAGGCCTAACAAGGGATACATATACATTGTTTaagttgtttgataaaattgttCAAGAAGTTGGGGTTGAGCACATTGTGCAGTTCGTTACAGATAATGATTCTGCTTACAAGTCTGTAGGAAAAAAGCTAATGCAGAAATATGGGTCATTCTATTGGTCTCCTTGTGCAGCCCATTGCATTGATTTAATGTTGGAAAATTTTTCAGATAGGAGATATTTTCCTATCATTCATAAAACCATTCAAAAGGCTAAAAGGATTACTAAATTCATATAcaaccatggcaaggttttatCTTTGATGAGAAGTGACGTCACTAATGGTAGGGATTTGATTCGTCTAACCATCACAAGGTTTGCAACTGAGTTTTTAAGTCTTCAATGCTTGATTAAGTTCAAGAAAGAAGTTAGGCAAATGTTTACTTGTGATCAATGGGTTGAATCTCGATATGCTAGAGATGTCATGGGAAAGGAGGTGGCTGCCCTTGTTTTGGAAGATAAAAAGTTTTGGTTACAATGTCaacaaataatgaaaattagTGAGCCTTTGGTTAGAGTACTTCGTCTTGTAGATGGGATGAAAAACCATCAATGGGATACTT ttgCTTGGTGGGAGCAATTTGGAAATAACACTTTAGAATTACAAAAGTTTGCAATTCAAGAGCTAAGTCAGTGTTGTAGTGCAACTGGTTGTGAAAGAGCTTGGAGCACATTTGAGTTTATCCATTCCAAGAGGAGAAATAGGGTTGAGCATAAACGTTTGAATAACTTAGTATTTGTTCGTTATAATCTATTGTTACGAGAAAt GAACATTAGAAGGACAAAGGATTACTTGGATCCTATAAACCTTGATAATATTGATTTAATGGAGGATTGGATAGCTGAGGAATCTGAATTTTTGTTACTAACTGAGGAAGATGTGAATTGGGCTAGCATTGAATAA
- the LOC142630325 gene encoding putative disease resistance RPP13-like protein 1: protein MSVIGELALSALFQVLFNKITSPDLSKIFHKEKVDADIKMWKTTLLKIHAVLDDADERQIASKLVKVWLDELRDLAYDVEDILDEFATEALRCKLNAETSTTNKVRKLIPVCCVGLNPSSVMFDADMRSKIKDINTRLQEIVTQKNDLQLRDFVRERTGTSRPKLPTTSLVEGLVYGRKEDQNAIVDLLLSSELHNAQLSVIPIVGMGGLGKTTLAQQVYNDDEVKGYFDLKAWVCVSEDFDIVRVTKVILQSVTTEICDVNDLNLLQIKLKERLYGKKFLLILDDVWNDNYNDWTRLRCPFEFGAPGSKILITTQNDRVSSIMGTTQAYKLKELSNDACLTVFTQNALGTTSFGAHPELEEISRKVLERCKGLPLAAKALGGLLRTIPDCDEWKYVLNSKIWDMSAENNDVLPTLRLSYLYLPSNLKRCFAYCSLFPKDYEFEEKELVLLWMAEGLLQEIGHKPMEDLGAEYFRDLHRRSFFQQSSRNKSLFVMHDLINDLAQWAAGDLCYRLEDKLGGDKQLNISTKLRHFSYIRCYYDGITRCEDFPKDKHLRTFLPLPIENSGYLTNFVPNCLLPQLRCLRVLSLCGYEIVELPSSIGDLKHLRYLNISYTLIRSLPESTSSLYNLQTLILKGCSRLIKLPEKIGNLVNLRHLDITETHSIKEMPVGIKELKNLQTLSDFVVGKDTGSKIGDLMNLKSLHGTLRISHLENMLDAEDARKANLNGKKNLDALVMKWEFAHDDLQEAGIAIDVLDMLQPWTTVKELSIDGYVGVKFPAWFGHPSFSNMVLLRIENCRKCTSLPAIGQLPSLKDLVLIGMAGVRSVGPEFFGEGCLKSFQSLETLHFEDMQEWHEWIPCGLEYEEFPHLRELFIFECPKLQGKLPLHLPSLENLSVCKCEQLVVSIPILPMLHELEIVGCKEVLSESMVELSSLHSIVFSIPDLKSLTEEFILGLTKVKNLTINDCKELTSLCPDTLMSLVTLDIRLCPSLNNISLTSTLRTLKIDGCSALKSLPMSNCTCLKYATIRKCNSLTFISRGQLPPTLKGLYIYNCENLQFVVDEGEASSPSSLMNGENFNCNNNNNASHLELLEIRDCPSLKHLSSRGNLPTMLKHLEIWRCSELKSLSPMDQLPTSLKHLSVRFCPKLESIVDKLQNNVSLEQLRLVYCKKLKSIPEGLHRLCHLNEINIRGCSSLVSFPDGGLLPTSLRKVLIEDCEKLEALPNCMHKLSSLQQLSIWECPSIISFPEEGYPTNLRVLSLTGVNICKQVFKWGLHRLTSLTDLSIYGGFPELKSFPEEDEDGKLMMMLPTSLTTLEIAKFPNIGFLSSKGFQNLTALEELWIFYCPKLASLPEGLPPSLLKLRIYECPLLKQHCKKGKGREWFKIAHIPRVEIDWRSVYEVEEEQQ, encoded by the coding sequence ATGTCAGTTATTGGAGAGCTTGCTCTATCCGCTCTCTTTCAGGTGTTATTTAACAAGATAACCTCTCCTGACTTGTCGAAGATCTTTCACAAAGAGAAAGTTGATGCTGACATCAAGATGTGGAAGACAACGTTGCTGAAAATCCATGCAGTTCTGGATGATGCAGACGAGAGGCAGATAGCTAGCAAGCTCGTGAAGGTGTGGTTGGATGAGCTCAGAGACTTGGCTTATGATGTGGAGGACATCTTGGACGAGTTTGCTACTGAAGCTTTGCGATGTAAGTTGAATGCAGAAACCAGCACAACTAATAAGGTAAGGAAGCTCATCCCTGTTTGTTGTGTGGGTTTGAATCCAAGCTCAGTTATGTTTGATGCTGATATGCGGTCAAAGATCAAAGATATCAATACAAGGTTGCAGGAAATTGTGACTCAGAAGAATGATTTGCAATTGAGAGACTTTGTTCGGGAAAGGACTGGAACATCAAGACCAAAGCTGCCCACAACTTCTTTGGTGGAAGGCCTTGTTTATGGCAGGAAGGAAGATCAAAATGCTATTGTGGACTTGTTGCTGAGCAGTGAGTTGCATAATGCTCAACTTTCTGTGATTCCCATAGTTGGTATGGGGGGGTTGGGTAAGACAACTCTTGCCCAACAAGTCTACAATGACGATGAGGTAAAGGGTTATTTTGATTTGAAagcatgggtttgtgtttctgaAGATTTTGACATTGTAAGGGTGACCAAAGTAATTTTACAGTCTGTAACTACTGAGATCTGTGATGTTAATGATTTGAATTTACTACAAATTAAATTGAAGGAGAGATTGTATGGCAAGAAGTTCTTGCTCATTTTGGATGATGTTTGGAATGATAACTATAATGATTGGACTAGACTACGTTGTCCTTTTGAATTTGGGGCTCCAGGAAGTAAGATTTTAATCACAACTCAGAACGATCGTGTATCATCAATTATGGGCACTACTCAAGCTTACAAGTTGAAGGAGTTGTCAAATGATGCTTGTTTGACTGTATTTACCCAAAATGCATTGGGGACAACCAGTTTTGGTGCACATCCAGAACTTGAAGAAATCAGTCGAAAAGTTTTAGAGAGGTGTAAAGGCTTACCTTTGGCAGCAAAAGCCCTTGGAGGCCTTTTACGCACTATACCTGATTGTGATGAATGGAAATATGTGCTAAATAGCAAGATATGGGATATGTCAGCAGAGAATAATGATGTTCTTCCAACTCTTAGATTGAGCTATCTATATCTCCCTTCAAATTTAAAGAGATGTTTTGCCTATTGTTCACTATTCCCAAAAGACTATGAATTCGAGGAGAAAGAACTAGTCTTGTTGTGGATGGCTGAAGGTTTGCTTCAAGAAATAGGACACAAGCCAATGGAAGATCTTGGTGCTGAGTATTTTCGTGATCTACATAGGAGATCATTTTTTCAACAATCAAGCCGAAATAAGTCACTCTTTGTTATGCATGACCTCATCAATGATCTAGCACAATGGGCAGCAGGAGACTTGTGTTATAGGTTGGAGGACAAATTGGGTGGTGATAAGCAACTCAATATTTCTACAAAGTTACGTCATTTCTCCTACATTCGTTGTTATTATGATGGCATCACAAGATGTGAAGACTTCCCAAAAGATAAGCATTTACGAACCTTCCTACCGCTACCAATAGAGAACTCAGGCTACTTAACAAATTTTGTTCCTAATTGTTTGTTGCCACAATTAAGATGCTTAAGGGTATTATCTTTATGTGGATATGAAATTGTTGAGCTACCAAGTTCAATCGGTGATTTGAAACATCTAAGATATCTCAACATTTCATATACTTTGATTAGAAGTTTACCAGAATCAACAAGTTCTTTATACAATTTACAAACATTGATATTGAAAGGTTGTTCCCGTCTCATAAAGTTACCAGAGAAAATTGGGAATTTAGTAAATCTTAGACATCTTGATATTACAGAAACGCATTCAATCAAAGAGATGCCGGTGGGaataaaagaattaaagaacCTACAAACACTATCTGATTTTGTTGTAGGGAAAGATACTGGATCCAAGATAGGAGACCTGATGAACTTGAAGTCTCTTCATGGAACACTTCGCATTTCACATTTGGAGAACATGCTTGATGCTGAGGATGCAAGAAAGGCTAATTTAAATGGTAAGAAGAATTTAGATGCATTGGTGATGAAATGGGAGTTTGCCCATGATGATTTACAGGAAGCAGGAATTGCAATAGATGTTCTTGATATGCTACAACCTTGGACAACGGTGAAAGAACTTTCAATTGATGGCTATGTTGGTGTGAAATTCCCAGCTTGGTTTGGACATCCTTCATTTTCGAATATGGTGCTCCTAAGGATTGAGAACTGTAGAAAATGCACATCATTGCCAGCAATTGGACAATTACCATCTTTGAAAGACCTTGTCCTTATTGGAATGGCTGGGGTACGGAGTGTTGGTCCTGAGTTTTTTGGGGAAGGTTGCTTGAAATCTTTTCAATCCTTAGAGACACTTCATTTTGAGGATATGCAAGAATGGCACGAGTGGATTCCTTGTGGCCTAGAGTACGAAGAATTCCCACACTTACGTGAGCTTTTTATCTTTGAATGCCCCAAATTGCAAGGAAAATTGCCCCTTCATCTCCCATCATTAGAAAATTTATCAGTTTGTAAATGTGAGCAGTTGGTTGTTTCAATTCCAATCCTTCCAATGCTTCATGAATTAGAAATTGTGGGATGCAAAGAGGTGTTGAGCGAAAGTATGGTTGAGTTATCCTCGCTACACTCAATTGTTTTTTCTATTCCAGATTTGAAAAGCTTGACAGAAGAGTTCATTCTGGGTTTAACGAAAGTAAAAAATCTGACCATAAATGATTGTAAGGAGCTGACATCTTTATGTCCAGATACACTCATGTCCCTTGTAACACTAGATATCAGATTGTGCCCGAGTCTTAACAACATCAGCTTGACATCTACGTTAAGGACACTAAAAATTGATGGTTGTAGTGCTTTGAAATCCCTGCCAATGTCCAATTGTACATGTTTGAAATACGCAACTATTCGGAAATGTAATTCTTTGACATTCATTTCAAGAGGCCAGTTACCTCCAACTTTGAAAgggttatatatttataattgtgAGAATTTGCAGTTTGTGGTAGATGAGGGAGAGGCTTCTTCACCTTCTTCATTGATGAATGGGGAGAATTTTAACtgcaacaataacaataatgcATCTCATCTTGAGCTTTTAGAGATAAGGGATTGTCCATCTCTAAAACACTTATCATCAAGAGGCAACTTACCTACCATGCTTAAACACCTTGAGATTTGGCGATGCTCAGAGTTAAAATCCTTATCACCAATGGACCAATTACCTACATCCCTTAAACACCTTTCTGTACGCTTTTGTCCAAAGTTGGAGTCAATAGTAGACAAGTTACAAAATAATGTGTCTCTGGAACAACTTAGATTAGTGTATTGTAAAAAGCTTAAATCCATACCGGAGGGCCTACACAGACTCTGCCACCTTAATGAGATCAACATACGTGGGTGTTCAAGTCTTGTTTCCTTCCCGGATGGAGGGCTGCTCCCCACTAGTCTGAGAAAGGTTTTGATTGAAGACTGTGAGAAACTTGAGGCCTTGCCCAACTGCATGCACAAGCTCAGCTCACTTCAACAATTAAGCATATGGGAATGTCCAAGCATCATATCCTTTCCAGAAGAGGGTTACCCCACCAATTTAAGGGTTCTTTCTCTAACAGGGGTCAATATATGTAAGCAAGTATTTAAGTGGGGATTGCATAGACTCACGTCTCTTACAGATCTCTCCATTTATGGTGGATTTCCTGAGTTGAAGTCATTTCCTGAGGAGGATGAGGATGGGAAGCTGATGATGATGTTGCCTACCTCTCTCACCACCCTAGAGATTGCAAAATTTCCAAATATAGGATTCCTGTCCTCTAAGGGCTTTCAAAACCTCACTGCACTTGAAGAACTGTGGATATTCTATTGCCCTAAACTCGCCTCCCTCCCAGAGGGCCTGCCTCCCTCGCTTCTAAAACTTCGTATTTATGAGTGTCCTCTACTGAAACAACACTGCAAGAAAGGCAAAGGGCGAGAGTGGTTCAAGATCGCCCACATCCCTCGAGTTGAGATTGATTGGAGGTCTGTCTATGAGGTGGAGGAGGAGCAGCAATAA
- the LOC142630746 gene encoding uncharacterized protein LOC142630746: MLPLKLVRSLVLGETINNPLCLTQQHTHLDHNDTDEDEDDDDDDEANNAIPHHKQTRRRRRRKTSTDKKTPFLLFLPTKELITDTYRLATIARDMGMDLHPTPSLSHIIFSYPSSPSPSTSASSSSSSTPSPSSPFPISWSWSSSSLSSSFLPNDAVPLPFPSLTTASLTHLRSFAALSKGLFKLAFANFTTKATIADTTSNWDCCSVSLFSRLTSDRVDTMDAFSRALAGMGWTLFKTKQNPSQDSKEKRVWGGNSVFLFRKVESNRVRAGRVNECRIRELRLPPLDFRNAPLRILQYILLMTDDIFYLS, from the coding sequence ATGCTCCCATTGAAGCTGGTACGCTCTCTGGTCTTAGGAGAAACCATTAACAACCCTCTCTGTTTAACCCAACAACACACTCACCTTGACCACAATGATactgatgaagatgaagatgatgatgacgatgatgaagCCAATAATGCCATTCCTCACCACAaacaaacaagaagaagaagaagaagaaaaaccagCACTGACAAAAAGACTCCATTTTTGTTATTCTTACCAACCAAAGAGCTCATCACTGACACATACAGACTTGCCACCATAGCCAGAGACATGGGCATGGACTTACACCCAAccccatctctctctcacatcaTCTTCTCATACccatcatcaccatcaccatcaacatcagcttcctcttcttcttcatcaacaccatcaccatcatcacCATTCCCCATATCATGGTCATGGTCATCCTCATCACTCTCATCATCTTTCTTACCAAACGATGCCGTTCCTCTCCCATTTCCTTCACTCACCACAGCTTCTCTGACCCATCTCCGCTCTTTTGCTGCTCTCTCCAAAGGGCTCTTCAAACTAGCCTTTGCCAACTTCACCACCAAAGCAACAATTGCTGACACCACTAGTAACTGGGACTGTTGCTCTGTCTCTCTGTTTTCCAGGCTCACCAGTGACCGAGTAGACACCATGGATGCGTTTTCTCGAGCTTTGGCTGGAATGGGTTGGACCCTTTTCAAGACCAAGCAAAACCCATCTCAGGATTCAAAGGAAAAGCGAGTTTGGGGTGGCAATTCGGTGTTTTTGTTCAGGAAGGTCGAGTCGAACCGGGTTCGGGCGGGTCGGGTGAATGAATGTAGAATAAGGGAGTTGAGGTTGCCCCCGTTGGATTTTAGGAATGCTCCTTTGAGGATTTTGCAGTACATTCTTCTAATGACTGATGATATCTTCTATCTGTCATGA